GCAGGGcactgctttttaaatgtttttaagtatGTTTATAACAGGTTCTTAACAAATAAAAAGCCTATGAATCAGCATATGCAAACCTGGATTCCAAATGTGATATCATATTTTCAAGGGCATGCATACCCCAGCTGactagttgtttttcttttagttatgGTTGTACACTCATTTATCCAAGAATGAAGCTGTTGTCTCCTTCCTCTGCTCTTCCCTTATGGCTGTGCTAACCAAGGAGGTATCGTCCCATTAATGCAAGATGTGGGAAAGGCAGAAACAGATTCCCCATCTCCTGTCTCTAACCTAAAGAAAAGATCGTGCCCTTTATTATATTCAGAACTCACAAATAATCCCAGTGGTTCAGAGCCCTAAGCTAAGCCCTCTAAACCTTAAAAGTACTTATACTCAATTCTGTCCTTGGAGGGCTCTCAACAATGTATGGGATGGAAGGATGGAGGTGGAAGGTGAGCAGAAGGCAGGTTCCAGGTTCCAGGTGCATAAGCTCAGTCTCAAACCTCCTGCCTGGcccggcctggcctggcctggcctgacTGCCAGATAGCTTCTCAATTGTGCCTGGTTTGTGATGAAGGGTGCATAGGTAGAATCAATCAGCTTTGTGCACAGATAGCAGGATTTTGGTTCAAGTGACCTCTCTATTCCACTATGTTCAGCTCAGAAGCCAGATGTGCTCTTAAATTAGAGCCCAGATACTCTCTTCTGCAACTCATGGCCAAAATGACACACATGAACAGACACTCACCTTCAAGCCTTGATGGTGAATGGTCCTGACCCAACTTCCTCACTTTGAGACCTCCAACCACTGCCTTCTGTAGCTTTGCCTCCTTTACCCTACTCTCAAAGCTTCCATTTCCTCTGTTCTAaccctcttcccttttctcaggAACTCAGGGTCATTCTTAACTGTACCAGCAACCAGGGTCAGGAAACCCAATTAGAAAGAAAAACCTGCAGAGGAAGGAAGGCATCTGGATCCTATCATTCCCCAGTGACCAACATAGTGGAGCAGCCACCAGGTTAGAAAGTAAGAGAACTAGTCTTTGGCTCTCCTACCTCCTTCAGAACTGGAAAAGCTGGTCTTAGTATTACGACTGCATGCCCAAAGACACCACTCCCTACACTAAGCAGCAGCAAAGGAAGGGGTATCCCCCTACATGTTATTCCCCAACTCTCATTACCCCACGTGGTGTGCTAAAGATATCCCAAAGGATTCCAGAGCATCCCAGAATTGGATCCCCAGGTCCCTGGGGACAGTGGTTTGAGACATTTTTAGCACAGGCTTAAAAACATAGAAGGTACTAAATAAATACTTGTCAACTTTCTGTTCCAACCAGTCTAGGCACTTGATCTGGAAGTGGTACATGCGGTGAATCCCCAGAGCCTTCAAGTCAGAGAAACTCATATTTACTGACATTCATTCTCTGTCACTGCCCCTATACTCTGAAATGAAGGGGACACTGCCAAGCCCTTCGActggctcttttcttttttttctgagatagagtctcattctgttgttcTTGCTCGGGCTAGActcctgtggcatcagcctagctcacagcagcctcaaactcctgggctcaagcaatccttctgcctcagcctcctgagtagctgggactacaggcatgtgccactatgcccagctagttttttctatatttagctggccaattaatttatttatatttttgtagatggggtctcgctcttgctcaggctgatttcgaactcctgaccttgagccatcctcctacctcagcctcccagagtgctaggattacaggcatgagccatcacacctggccgaGCTATTTGTATTTTGGAAGGTGAGGTTGCTGTTTGGTGTAGGAGCTAGGTGCTAAGCATTTACCTCCCAGGTTGAGTTTCCTCCTCATCCTATGACCTGAAAGGTTTAAACAACTGCCACAAGAGGGCTCCCCTCTACCTCCTTCCTGGCATCCTTAACTGAGTACTAAAGGACAGAAAGGAATAGGTTTTCCTCTCCTCCAAGTTGTTCAGGGGTCCAAAGACTCCCACTGGCCTGCCATTCAGCTAAAGTCCTTTCCATTATCATTTATACAAATAAAGCACTTAGGAAagtgctccttttttttttttttttttttgagacagagtctcactgtgtcatccccggctatagtgcagtggtgtcagtcATCATAGGTATTCTTAACTTATCTGCAACCTGTCACCAAGCAGAACTTTGGAGGAGCCTAGAATAAGGAAAGTGACATCTGATTTTGAGGGATAAGTGGGTAATGTTTGAAGTTATGGGATTGATAAAGGCATATCTGGAGTAGTTTGAGGGTTACACAGGGGCAGAAGCACTAGTCCTTGAAGGTGATGGCTTATTAATAACAGGAGAGGAGCTGAAAAGGAAAATGGGCAGGGGAGGCAGCAGAGAGATAACAGAATACAAATTATATACTCCACATTGATACTTGGGGCTCTCAAACTTATTATATGCCTAAATCCTGTCCCTTTCCCATAACAGCAGGTTGGGAAGACCTCTGTCCCCAAAGCTTAAGAAAGTGATAAGACTGAGGAAGGTTGCCTGGCTCACCCAAACTCGCCCACCTCAAGAGGAGCATCATCCCTTTCTTTGCCTGCAGCTAGAGAATAGGAGAGAGGAACACCATGGTGGTGGGAGTGGGATGGGAGGACAGGCTTTATGGAAAAGGTCTATTCCCCAAGACATTTGTGGAATCTCTAGATGAGGCCTGGCATCCTGAAAATGGGAAACCACATGCATGAAGTAGAGTTGATGCAGGACCATCAGTTGTAAGAAGGATACAGTTCATTATACTGCCCAGACATTGACCTTTCATGCTTATTCACTGCTAAAGTCTAGAACTAGATTGGTGAGGAGACTCCAATCTATAGATGAAGGGACCCTGTTCAAAACAGTTCGAAGCACCTGACATACAGGGCTAGGGAGATTTGAGAGTGAAAGGAGTGTGGGGCATTCTAAGTTCAGGGCCCTCCAGCCACTGAAGTCCCTAAAGTGTACCAACAGGTGATAAATATGGCTAAGTTCAGGGCTGAACCCTTCAGAACTAGAGAAGCAAAGACAAAGCCTTCACACTCTGATACCCAATTCATTTGGGTCCCCCTCCCCCCCGGGGTACAATAGGAAGAAATAAGCATCATGGAGATGGGCCTAAGTTATTCCATAACCTCACTCTACACCAGTCAAGTGTGCCCTTTACTGCTCTGCTAAGAGAAGGGGCAGTCTGGAGAGAGAGACCAGTAACAGAACTACCCTCACCAGTGAACCACTGTCCCATAGCTCCTGCACATCAAGGATGAAGGTCTGCTCCAAAGCtgcataaaacaattttaatttccaaCCAGGGTCACAGTCATCGCGTTATCCCACATTTGAGCAAGGATAGAGAAGGTGAATTATTAAACATATACAGTCTACAttccagaggaggaaaaaagaagagaaaaaccagTTCAGAACTGCAGTTACCACTATAACACCACAAACAAACtttgggggtggcagggaggggagtCCCCAGGAAGAAGAAAGCATAAAATTAAACCTACCAGAGGAGAGCAGGAGAGGGAGTGGGCAGAAATGGAATGAAACACCCAATCCCAAAAGAGCTGTTAAGTGAATGGGAATGCAGAAAGGACCACCCCTGCCAAGGGCTTAGCAGCCAGGGATACTTCCAAGATCGCTTACTGCCCCCTGCTGGCCAGGTCTGGAGCAGCACCAAGGCAATCTCCAAGGCTGCTTCCTAACACCCTCTACCCCAGATTGATCCTTGGAGTCCCCCAAAACaacgtggggggggggggctaagGGCTGAAATGAGGAAAACCTATTTGGGATTGGCATCTAACTAGGGAGGGTCAGAGAGGGAGTGAAGCAGGAGAAGAGGCAAAGTCCTCACCAACCACAAAGATATAGAGTGGGGAATcttaagtaggaaaaaaacaaggaaaagacaaACAAGCAACAGCAGTGAATGAATTgagaaggcaaaggaaagagTTCAGGGATGGAAAGGCAATGGGGCAGGACAAAAAAATTTGAGGAAACAGAGCAAAGAAAAAGCGCAGAGGAAAGCATCTGTGGAGTCAGgggaataaatacatttttaaatgaaacagaacttccaagtccccccacccccctacacacacacaccaaacacacacacgcacacacacagaaacacacacacacaaagacctAGAGAGCAAGATACCTACACACACCCACTGCATCTTGGGTAACACATCACTAAGTAACTGGCACTGAGGGAGATACCCCTGGAACCACTCTTTCACAGTTCAATCTGGGGTAGGGTGAGGAGTATTAATCTGTCTGCTGTAGACAAAGTGGGCAGGAAGCCTGGCCCCATGGAGTAGGGCTTGGGGCAGCCCTTCTGGGAAGGGATCCTTCAGCCATGCTGTGGGGGGCCCTGAGCCCTGACCTTAGTGGAAAGGCATGGGCAGCTATCTTGGAGCTCAGGGCACAGCCAGCACACACAGGAGCCCACAAAACAGCCACGGCTTCACACAAACCGCAGAAGTCAGGACTCAGGCCAGGACCACAGGGACAAGCGCCCCCTGTAGACAGAGAGACGAAGTAGCAGCAGCTTCTGAACAACTACATAATGGGGGGAGGACCCTGAAGACTACGGCATCTCACAAGCACCAACGATGACATTTCAGGGTTCTATTTCCTCCACTCCAACCCCTAGATCCATTTATGGCAAATGGGTGAGGAGGGGACAGCAAGGATGGTCTGAGGGcctacaaacaatagaaaatctTCATCCTTTAGCACATCCTGGACTAGAAAATGAGAGTTGGACAGGGGGTTGATATTGAGGTCTGCTATGTCACCCAACTCCCCAGCTCCTCATTAGACCACCCAATCAGCCCTGGTCAGGCCAGCAGGACTACTAGGGTACGAAAACTTCTGACAAAGGATAAATGAACCGCCCAGCCCCCAAGATCAGAAGATTGTGGGGGGGCACGCAGGAAGGCAGGAATGGGACTGCTCCATGCCTCACTTCTCCTAGTAACAAGAGAATGAAGATGGAAAACCTaaggcctcctcctccctttccccatgCCCTGGTAACCACACACACACGGTCTTGCTatcaccacctcctcctcctcaagcTCCTGAGGAACAGATCTAAGGATGGTGGGGGTGGATCAGTTGAACACTCTGGGCTGATAAGAGTGAGTGGGTTCTTCTCGCCTTCCCAATAACAAGGCATAGCAGAATGGCATCTCCTTGGGAACAGCCATCTAGAGATAAATGCCACCCTCCAACCCTACGAAAGGTAGAAAGGGGAGTACAAGGAAGATGGTGGTGAAGAATCCATTATCTGTCCTGCCATCCAGGATAACCTACCTGCAGAGAGGAGGAAAACCAGTCCAAGACCGGGGCAGTCCAGCCTGACCAATTCCCTCCCCCAACCTTCTTCCTTTAACTAACGTGGAAGGGGCAGATGATAGGCCCCAGTGGGCAGTGTCCTGGCTACAAGCCCTGAGCTGTattccaccccctccccctttcccctacatatatatctctctatacatgtatatacaggcgcacacatgcacgcacacacagagaGGCCCGTGCAATTTCCATGTAGAACAGGGAGAGGGTGGTGAAGGAAAGGAAGACAAGGAGCAGAAGAGGGGCTTGTGGGGACAAGGAAAGGACTCAGATGCCAAGAGCACAGCAACCAGTGCCAAATGAAGCAAACAGAGAGAATACCCCACCCCAAAACccagagggtgagagagagaggggccaCCCCATGAAACCATAAcaaccttgtttttgttttaaatccagTAAATTGGAATGATTCATCAACAGGACAGCAACTGGGGACTGGTCATGTCGGTGGataggggagagaagggaaggcaggggaggCAAGGCTCTTGCTGGGCATGCGGACATGATACCCAGGTCCCTGGCCACACTTGCAATGGGAAGGAAGGGgtagggctggggttgggagaCAACAAGTATGtcaggggtgggtggggcacTCGGATAGGGCTGCCTGGCTCTCACTTCTTGTTTTTGAGCTGATTGGCCAGCCAGTCCAGGCCTTCATACAGCCCGTCCCCACTGGTGGCACAGGTGGCTTGAATGTACCAGTTGCGGTGACGAAGGGAATGCAGGCCCAGCTTGTCTGTGATCTCAGCAGCATTCATAGCATTAGGCAGGTCCTGGAGCACGAAGGAGACACACAAAGAACAAGCCTCAAAATCTTTCAAAGGCTTTTAGAGCACGTATCTACCAAAGAAATGTATATCAGtacctttttctcctccttttttcaGGAAACCCACAACAAGATCCTAGGGATTTAGTCACTCTAGAACACCAGATCCAAGGTACTAGAGGTCATTCCACTGAATATGGAGACTAAATATGGGGTTGGTAGGGAAGTAGACAGGTGATTCAGACTGACCAAAGAATCAGGCCTGTCTGACAGAAGGAGTGAGGGCAGTTCCACTAAAGTAGACAATagggaagatgaaagaaagatTTGAGGCCATGTATCTACCACACCAATCCCTGAGGCCTGAAATGTTGCTAAtaaagctggggtgggggagaagaagaggagaataAAGAAGCCAACTGTTCATATTTCTCACACTCCCAAAACTGAGAGCACAGTCATAGGGCTTCCCATACAATCAGCCCAAGACTGCATTTCCACAGCCAGGCTGCCCTCTCCCAAATTCAGGGTAGGAAGAAGTTTCACCTGTTTGTTTGCAAAGACAAGAAGTACAGCATCCCGGAGCTCATCTTCGGCCAGCATTCTCATCAGCTCTTCCCGGGCCTCATTTACTCGCTCCCGATCATTGCTGTCGACCACAAATATCAACCCTAGGGAGGCAGAGCATGGGCTGCACAGACAGGACAGataaccccctcccccaccacccaaaCAACACCCTccacatattttctccctttcctccttttcaCCCACCCCAAGGAGCTGTAGCAGGGCAAGGGGTGGCTGCCCATAACC
This Microcebus murinus isolate Inina chromosome 10, M.murinus_Inina_mat1.0, whole genome shotgun sequence DNA region includes the following protein-coding sequences:
- the ARF3 gene encoding ADP-ribosylation factor 3 — protein: MGNIFGNLLKSLIGKKEMRILMVGLDAAGKTTILYKLKLGEIVTTIPTIGFNVETVEYKNISFTVWDVGGQDKIRPLWRHYFQNTQGLIFVVDSNDRERVNEAREELMRMLAEDELRDAVLLVFANKQDLPNAMNAAEITDKLGLHSLRHRNWYIQATCATSGDGLYEGLDWLANQLKNKNRCSGAV